CACAGCCCGCTCAATCGCGTGCTGCAATTCGCGGATATTGCCCGGCCATGTGTAATTCACAAGATGCTCAAGTGCTGCTGACTGAATAGCAATACCCGGTTTATTGTACTTCTGACCGTACGTCTCGAGAAACACCTCAACCAGCAGGGGAATATCGTCAAGGCGGTCGCGCAGAGGCGGCAGATGGAGTTCGACAGTATTGATGCGATACAGAAGATCTTGTCGAAAATCATTGCGGGCCACCATATCGTGAATCGGCATATTGGTCGCGCAGATCAGCCGCACATCAATATCAATAGGTCGGTTGGTACCCAGACGAATGACCGTGCGGTTTTCAAGTGCCGTCAGCAGCTTGGCCTGGAGCGGCAATGAGAGATTGCCAATTTCATCCAAAAAAAGCGTGCCACCCGACGCGATTTCAAAACGCCCGGCGCGGTCTTCTCTCGCATCTGTAAAAGCCCCTTTTTTGTGCCCAAAAAGCTCGCTCTCAAAAAGACTCTCTGAAACAGCGCCGAGATCAACGCGGATAAACGCCTCTGACGCGCGCCGGGATCGACGGTGCAGGGCGCGGGCAACAGCATCTTTCCCGGTCCCATTCTCTCCAAGGATCAACACATTCGCATCGGTAGCACCCACTTTTTGAATCGTATCAAAAACCTCGCACATGGCCCGCGATGTACCCACCATATCGGAAAATTGACCGTCGAGATCGGCGCGAAGCTGTTCTTGTTCGGCGCGCAACTGATTGACCTCGAGCCGTGACCGCCGCAACCGCACAGCAGAAGAAAGTGTCGCGAGCAACTTTTCATTTTGCCACGGCTTGAGCACAAAATCCGTCGCACCCTCTTTGATCGCTTGCACAGCCGTTTCAACGCCACCATAAGCCGTAATGAGAATCACCACCGCCGAAGAATCAATCTCGAGAATGCGACTCAACCAGTTAAACCCCTCTTTGCCCGACGTAGCGTCCTGTTCAAAATTCATATCGAGCAAAATCACATCATACGTATCATTTTGCAACAAACCGGGAATGCGGTTGGGATCCGCCTCAGTATCAACGCGTTCGGCATACTGCTTGAGCAAGAGTTGCGCTGCCACCAGAACATCGCGGTCATCGTCAACAATGAGAATTTTGTTGAAAGATTTCGATTCCATAACAGCCTCGACCAGGCGACCACAGGGGG
Above is a genomic segment from Gemmatimonadota bacterium containing:
- a CDS encoding sigma-54 dependent transcriptional regulator, with the protein product MESKSFNKILIVDDDRDVLVAAQLLLKQYAERVDTEADPNRIPGLLQNDTYDVILLDMNFEQDATSGKEGFNWLSRILEIDSSAVVILITAYGGVETAVQAIKEGATDFVLKPWQNEKLLATLSSAVRLRRSRLEVNQLRAEQEQLRADLDGQFSDMVGTSRAMCEVFDTIQKVGATDANVLILGENGTGKDAVARALHRRSRRASEAFIRVDLGAVSESLFESELFGHKKGAFTDAREDRAGRFEIASGGTLFLDEIGNLSLPLQAKLLTALENRTVIRLGTNRPIDIDVRLICATNMPIHDMVARNDFRQDLLYRINTVELHLPPLRDRLDDIPLLVEVFLETYGQKYNKPGIAIQSAALEHLVNYTWPGNIRELQHAIERAVIMNENGILQPLDFPLSVSVPAAGDDIHFDDFNLEYVEKTVIRKAIEKHRGNISHAARELGLTRSALYRRLEKHGL